A DNA window from Brenneria izadpanahii contains the following coding sequences:
- a CDS encoding ABC transporter permease: protein MKAYVAKKILSLPLILFGVSIIIFMAIRALPGDPARLMAGPEAPQEAVDHMRTRLGLDRPLPVQYLNFAADALHGDLGVSLQSQQPVIGEIGERLPYTLSLAVLAYLLAIAVGVPAGMIGAVYRQRSADHIVMVLTIAGASIANFWLALMAMNTFSVQLGWLPLLGADSWKSYVLPTVILAIMPMAMMARMTRSSMIDVLSEDYIRTARAKGLPPACVYWKHAFRNALIPIVTIIALNFGSLIGGAVVTESVFNWPGIGRLLVDSVRYRDYPVIQGVTLIAVTGVVVMNLVGEIIIGMINPKIRFD from the coding sequence ATGAAAGCCTATGTCGCTAAAAAAATATTGTCGCTGCCGCTTATCCTTTTCGGCGTTTCGATCATTATTTTCATGGCCATACGCGCCTTGCCGGGCGATCCCGCCCGCCTGATGGCCGGACCGGAAGCGCCGCAGGAAGCGGTTGATCACATGCGTACCCGGCTGGGGTTGGATAGGCCGCTGCCGGTGCAATACCTGAATTTCGCCGCCGATGCGCTGCATGGCGATCTGGGCGTTTCTCTCCAGTCCCAGCAGCCGGTGATCGGCGAGATAGGCGAGCGGCTGCCCTATACCTTGTCTTTGGCGGTGTTAGCCTATCTGCTGGCGATCGCCGTCGGCGTGCCGGCGGGGATGATCGGCGCGGTTTACCGGCAGCGCAGCGCGGACCATATCGTGATGGTCCTGACCATCGCCGGGGCGTCTATCGCCAACTTTTGGCTGGCGTTGATGGCAATGAACACCTTTTCGGTGCAACTGGGCTGGCTTCCTTTATTGGGCGCCGATTCCTGGAAAAGTTATGTGTTGCCGACCGTTATTCTGGCCATTATGCCGATGGCGATGATGGCCAGAATGACCCGCTCCAGCATGATCGACGTCCTCAGCGAGGATTACATCCGCACCGCGCGCGCGAAAGGGCTGCCGCCGGCTTGCGTATACTGGAAGCATGCCTTTCGCAACGCGCTGATTCCCATCGTCACCATTATCGCCCTCAATTTCGGCAGCCTGATTGGCGGCGCCGTCGTTACCGAATCGGTTTTCAACTGGCCGGGGATCGGCCGCCTGCTGGTTGACTCGGTGCGCTACCGCGACTATCCGGTGATCCAGGGCGTAACGCTGATTGCGGTTACGGGCGTGGTGGTGATGAATTTAGTGGGGGAGATCATCATCGGCATGATCAACCCGAAAATAAGGTTCGACTAA
- a CDS encoding ABC transporter permease, which yields MNGIETPAARRRSASGAALKWLWAHPSITFGGGLIALVVLMGLMAPFITRWDPTAQDLLNTLQPPSAAHWFGTDDYGRDIFSRVIYGARISMFEVILSVGLSMLVGIPLGIIAGLAGRSADHVIMWVMDIIFAFPGIVLAILIVSVLGEGLMNMLIAISLFSIPVYARLSRNLTLGLKGMEYIEAAHSLGIRYPRIIVHYILRNAIGPLIVQSTLTAGAVVLSAASLSFLGLGVQPPMPEWGTMMSDGRNFLGLNIYVSLFPGLAILVTVLGFNVLGDGLRDLLDTRT from the coding sequence ATGAACGGTATTGAAACGCCAGCCGCCCGCCGCCGCTCAGCTTCAGGGGCGGCGCTGAAATGGCTTTGGGCTCATCCGAGCATTACTTTCGGCGGCGGCCTGATAGCCCTGGTGGTGTTGATGGGGTTGATGGCGCCGTTTATCACCCGCTGGGATCCGACGGCTCAGGATTTGCTGAATACGCTTCAGCCGCCTTCGGCGGCGCACTGGTTCGGCACCGATGATTACGGACGGGATATTTTCTCCCGCGTGATTTATGGCGCGCGCATCTCAATGTTCGAGGTGATATTAAGCGTCGGCCTGTCCATGCTGGTGGGGATCCCGCTGGGGATTATCGCCGGATTGGCCGGGCGCAGCGCGGATCACGTCATCATGTGGGTGATGGATATCATTTTCGCCTTTCCGGGCATTGTTCTGGCGATCCTGATCGTCAGCGTGCTGGGCGAAGGGCTGATGAACATGCTGATTGCCATTTCGCTGTTTTCCATCCCGGTTTACGCGCGCCTGAGCCGCAACCTCACGCTGGGCCTTAAGGGGATGGAGTATATCGAAGCGGCGCACTCGCTGGGCATTCGCTACCCGCGCATTATCGTGCACTACATTCTGCGCAACGCCATCGGTCCGCTTATTGTGCAATCGACCCTGACGGCCGGCGCCGTGGTGCTGTCTGCGGCCAGTCTCTCCTTTCTCGGCCTGGGCGTGCAACCGCCGATGCCGGAGTGGGGCACCATGATGAGCGATGGGCGAAATTTTCTTGGATTGAACATCTATGTGTCGCTCTTCCCCGGATTAGCCATTTTGGTTACCGTTCTCGGCTTTAATGTGCTGGGCGATGGCTTACGCGACTTATTGGATACACGTACATGA
- a CDS encoding ROK family protein, which translates to MNQLLKNPPVICVDIGGSFIKFGVSHRQGEVTTLDKAPMPADSWEMFAAALENLIQTYRDRYPADAALAISAAGIVSPESGEVFASNIPAFKGKKLVDELGTRLGREVCIANDADCFALAEAVAGKGKGHRVVFGVILGTGVGGGLAVNGRILSGAGGLTGEWGHGPITRTEIILDGKPRYLPRLACGCGQQGCLDTYGGARGLERLHHALHNQTADSFSIINRWQQGEPLACRTIDAWTQVVGEPLAYSINLTGASLVAVGGGLAGVPALIEALDNAVRPLILRKSERPVVVAGCFSQNGGMVGASVLGRAQVRCKQEPYEHA; encoded by the coding sequence ATGAATCAACTTTTAAAAAATCCGCCGGTCATTTGTGTGGATATCGGCGGATCTTTTATCAAATTCGGCGTTTCGCACCGGCAAGGTGAGGTGACGACGCTGGATAAAGCGCCGATGCCGGCCGACTCGTGGGAGATGTTTGCGGCCGCGTTGGAAAATCTTATACAGACCTACCGCGATCGCTATCCTGCCGATGCGGCGTTGGCCATCTCCGCCGCGGGGATTGTTTCACCGGAATCCGGCGAGGTGTTTGCCAGCAATATTCCCGCGTTTAAGGGGAAAAAGCTGGTGGACGAACTGGGCACGCGGCTCGGGCGTGAAGTCTGCATCGCCAATGATGCCGACTGTTTCGCCCTGGCGGAAGCGGTCGCCGGCAAAGGGAAAGGGCACCGGGTGGTCTTCGGCGTCATCCTGGGGACGGGCGTCGGCGGCGGTCTGGCGGTTAACGGCCGGATCCTGTCCGGCGCCGGCGGCCTGACGGGAGAGTGGGGACATGGCCCGATCACCCGAACCGAAATCATTCTTGACGGCAAACCCCGCTATTTGCCCCGCCTGGCCTGCGGCTGCGGACAGCAGGGCTGTTTGGACACCTATGGCGGCGCGCGCGGGCTGGAACGCCTTCATCACGCCCTGCATAACCAGACGGCCGACAGCTTCAGCATTATCAACCGCTGGCAACAGGGCGAACCGCTGGCCTGCCGGACCATCGACGCCTGGACGCAGGTGGTGGGCGAGCCGCTGGCTTACAGCATTAATCTGACGGGCGCTTCGCTGGTGGCCGTCGGCGGCGGACTTGCCGGCGTTCCGGCGCTTATCGAGGCGCTGGATAACGCGGTGCGCCCCCTGATCCTGCGCAAAAGCGAACGACCGGTGGTGGTGGCCGGCTGCTTTTCCCAGAATGGCGGCATGGTGGGCGCGTCCGTGCTGGGACGCGCGCAGGTCCGTTGTAAGCAGGAGCCTTATGAACATGCTTAG
- the cutC gene encoding copper homeostasis protein CutC: MLRKLEVCCYGLESAIKAAQAGADRIELCSAPREGGLTPSYAALCLARETLSVPAFPIVRPRGGDFCYSDAEIAVMEQDLKFIRQAGFKGAVFGVLDEQGAVDVNRMERLLKQCDGMEITFHRAFDMCRSPFDALKTLEDLGVKRILTSGQQPTAERGIELLAKLHHASRGPVIMAGSGVRAANIAAFLAIGLNEVHSSAGLRIPSAMQYRNPNVCMSHENNDEYLIDTVSEEGVREMKDIMRNFILSQ; this comes from the coding sequence ATGCTTAGAAAATTGGAAGTCTGCTGTTACGGTCTGGAAAGCGCGATAAAGGCGGCTCAGGCGGGGGCCGACAGGATTGAACTGTGCAGCGCGCCCAGAGAGGGCGGTTTGACGCCGTCCTATGCCGCGCTTTGTCTGGCGCGGGAGACGCTTTCCGTTCCGGCGTTTCCGATTGTCCGGCCTCGGGGCGGCGATTTCTGTTATAGCGACGCCGAGATCGCCGTGATGGAGCAAGACCTGAAATTTATCCGGCAGGCCGGGTTTAAAGGGGCGGTTTTCGGCGTGCTCGACGAGCAGGGGGCGGTTGATGTTAACCGTATGGAAAGACTGCTGAAACAGTGTGACGGTATGGAAATTACCTTTCATCGCGCTTTTGATATGTGCCGTTCCCCTTTTGATGCGCTGAAAACGCTGGAGGATCTGGGCGTCAAACGGATCCTCACCTCCGGCCAGCAGCCGACGGCGGAACGCGGGATCGAACTGCTGGCGAAACTTCATCATGCCAGCCGCGGGCCCGTCATTATGGCGGGTTCCGGCGTCAGAGCCGCTAACATTGCCGCCTTTCTGGCTATCGGCCTGAATGAGGTTCACTCTTCCGCCGGGTTGCGCATCCCCTCGGCGATGCAATACCGCAATCCCAATGTTTGCATGAGCCATGAAAACAACGATGAATATCTTATCGATACGGTAAGCGAAGAGGGGGTGAGAGAAATGAAGGACATCATGCGGAATTTTATCCTATCTCAATAA
- a CDS encoding aldo/keto reductase, producing the protein MRASLSRRQLLRLGAGCAVSGVLGAGAPMVYGASGNRLARASEPSAMPTRIIPSSREPLPIVGLGTYRSFDYGPDSPNYAHLPAVLDALFAAGGRVIDSSPMYGLAERTVGELLSMRQPRPSAFLATKVWIAGREAGIRQMDESFRLLRTDRIDLMQIHNLLDWRTHLPTLREMKASGRIRYIGVTHYTSAAYDELESVIKSTPLDFLQINYALDDRAAGERLLPLAQDHGIAVICNTPFGGGGLLRRLGSTPLPVWAKDAGAVSWAQLALKFILANPAITCVIPGTGNPKYMTENAAAAMGPPLTAPQIRELIASV; encoded by the coding sequence ATGCGCGCATCCCTTTCTCGCCGCCAATTGCTGCGCCTCGGCGCCGGATGCGCCGTTTCCGGGGTGCTGGGAGCCGGTGCGCCGATGGTCTATGGCGCGTCAGGCAATCGCCTTGCCCGCGCTTCAGAACCGTCCGCTATGCCGACCCGCATTATTCCGTCCTCGCGTGAACCGTTGCCGATCGTCGGTCTGGGAACCTATCGCAGCTTCGATTACGGCCCGGATAGCCCCAATTATGCGCACTTGCCCGCAGTGCTGGATGCGCTGTTTGCCGCCGGAGGCCGGGTTATTGACAGTTCTCCGATGTATGGACTGGCGGAGCGCACGGTCGGCGAGCTGCTGAGTATGCGGCAGCCCCGACCCAGCGCGTTTCTCGCCACTAAGGTATGGATCGCCGGCCGTGAGGCGGGGATCAGGCAGATGGATGAATCCTTCCGTCTGTTGCGGACCGATCGCATCGACCTGATGCAGATTCATAATCTGCTGGACTGGCGCACGCATTTGCCGACGCTGCGGGAGATGAAGGCGTCAGGCCGTATCCGCTACATCGGCGTCACGCACTATACCAGCGCGGCCTATGATGAGTTAGAGAGCGTAATCAAAAGCACCCCGTTGGATTTTCTGCAAATCAACTATGCGCTTGACGACCGGGCGGCCGGAGAACGGCTGCTACCGCTGGCGCAGGACCACGGGATCGCGGTGATCTGCAACACGCCTTTTGGCGGCGGCGGACTGCTGCGCCGTCTCGGTTCGACGCCGTTACCCGTCTGGGCTAAGGACGCCGGCGCCGTATCCTGGGCGCAGTTGGCGTTGAAATTCATTCTCGCCAATCCGGCCATTACCTGCGTGATACCGGGAACGGGCAACCCGAAATACATGACGGAAAATGCGGCTGCCGCGATGGGGCCGCCGTTGACCGCGCCGCAGATCCGCGAGCTGATCGCGTCAGTCTGA
- a CDS encoding ArsR/SmtB family transcription factor yields the protein MMINHPERDQIRLENVLAALGNSLRLTVVRVLANGGEFACSAVLKGIPKSTLTHHWRVLRDSGVIWQRPYGRENLLSLRRDDLDARFPGLLDSLLNAVQQDPITEESTSRNLPSA from the coding sequence ATGATGATAAACCACCCCGAACGCGATCAAATCCGACTGGAAAATGTGCTGGCGGCGCTGGGCAATTCCCTGCGGCTGACGGTGGTGCGCGTGTTGGCCAACGGCGGCGAGTTCGCATGCAGCGCGGTGTTGAAGGGGATTCCGAAATCGACGCTGACCCATCACTGGCGCGTGCTGCGCGATAGCGGCGTTATCTGGCAGCGGCCATATGGGCGGGAAAATCTGCTCTCGCTGCGCCGGGACGATCTGGATGCGCGCTTCCCAGGATTGCTTGATTCGCTGCTGAATGCCGTTCAGCAAGATCCCATCACCGAGGAGTCGACGTCAAGAAATCTGCCCTCTGCCTGA
- the argC gene encoding N-acetyl-gamma-glutamyl-phosphate reductase yields MSDKYRVFIDGQAGTTGLQIQQRLVNHPHIELLCIEEARRKQADARQEMMSTADITILCLPDAAAREAVTLADAVGARILDASSAHRTEPGWVYGMPELADDQREKIRQAGRVSNPGCYATGAITLLAPLVRKGLIGAETPLSINAISGYSGGGKAMIERYQHDAPGYAAYGLGFDHKHLKEMQKWSGLSARPIFQPAVGNYAQGMLVFIPLNTGMDGDSVYRALNEFYDGEQFIKVMRYNALPEESAPYLLPEALNNSNMLELFVFSHPEYQQTLLVSRLDNLGKGASGAAVQNLNIMLGLPEDICVNLSA; encoded by the coding sequence ATGAGCGACAAATATCGTGTATTTATTGACGGTCAGGCGGGCACTACCGGGTTGCAGATACAGCAACGCCTGGTCAACCACCCTCATATCGAACTCCTTTGCATAGAAGAGGCCAGACGTAAACAGGCTGACGCTCGTCAGGAGATGATGTCCACCGCCGATATCACTATTTTGTGTTTGCCGGATGCTGCCGCGCGTGAAGCGGTTACGCTCGCCGATGCCGTTGGCGCACGCATATTGGATGCCAGCTCGGCGCATCGTACTGAACCGGGCTGGGTTTACGGTATGCCGGAGCTGGCTGACGATCAGCGCGAAAAAATCCGTCAGGCCGGCCGCGTCTCCAACCCCGGCTGTTACGCCACCGGTGCGATTACGCTGTTGGCGCCGCTGGTGCGCAAAGGCTTAATCGGTGCGGAAACCCCGCTGTCGATTAATGCGATTTCCGGCTATAGCGGCGGCGGCAAAGCGATGATCGAACGCTACCAGCATGATGCGCCGGGTTACGCCGCCTATGGCCTGGGATTTGATCACAAGCATTTAAAAGAAATGCAAAAATGGAGCGGTCTCTCGGCGCGGCCGATATTCCAGCCGGCGGTGGGCAATTACGCTCAGGGGATGCTGGTGTTTATCCCGCTGAATACGGGCATGGATGGCGATAGCGTTTACCGCGCGCTGAATGAATTCTATGACGGCGAACAGTTCATCAAGGTGATGCGCTATAACGCCTTGCCGGAAGAGAGCGCGCCTTATTTGCTGCCGGAAGCGCTGAATAACAGCAACATGCTGGAACTGTTTGTTTTTTCTCATCCTGAATATCAACAAACCCTGCTGGTATCGCGGTTGGATAATTTAGGCAAAGGGGCATCGGGCGCAGCGGTTCAGAACCTGAACATTATGCTGGGGCTGCCGGAAGATATCTGCGTCAATCTGTCTGCCTGA
- a CDS encoding M20 aminoacylase family protein: MPVSQHLIAEATAWRHEFHAVPELGYEEHATSKRVAELLASFGLQIHTGLGGTGIVATLENGQGPTIGLRADMDALPITELGDISYKSRNRGVMHACGHDGHTAILLAAAKHLSKTRNFSGTVHFVFQPAEENLGGAYKMVADGLFERFPMDGIYALHNWPGLPVGHAGLSSGVMMASLDSFEIVLTGKSCHAAMPENGADPIVAASQLVLSLQTIPARRLSPQSSAVISITQIAGGEAINVIPEKVTLRGTMRCLQNDVRVKVKALINEFVNDLPRVFGVTGAISYYPGYPVTLNHEQEALNARDALSRVLGESNVHWQINPSMASEDFACMLESCPGAYFWLGSDGAKPSKPLHNAYYDFNDELIKPGVESWTSLVETLLPKS, encoded by the coding sequence ATGCCTGTTTCACAACATTTAATCGCTGAGGCCACCGCATGGCGTCATGAGTTTCATGCCGTTCCCGAATTAGGGTATGAAGAGCACGCCACATCTAAACGCGTGGCGGAATTGCTCGCGTCATTTGGTCTGCAGATTCATACCGGCCTGGGCGGCACGGGCATCGTGGCGACGCTGGAAAACGGCCAGGGGCCGACTATCGGACTGCGTGCCGATATGGATGCGTTACCCATTACCGAGCTCGGCGATATCAGCTACAAATCCCGCAACCGGGGCGTAATGCATGCCTGCGGCCATGACGGTCATACCGCGATTTTACTCGCCGCCGCCAAGCACTTAAGCAAAACCCGCAATTTCAGTGGAACGGTGCATTTTGTGTTTCAACCGGCCGAAGAGAATCTTGGCGGCGCCTACAAGATGGTCGCCGATGGATTATTCGAACGCTTTCCGATGGACGGCATTTACGCCCTGCATAACTGGCCCGGATTACCGGTCGGCCATGCCGGCTTAAGCAGCGGCGTGATGATGGCATCGCTGGACTCGTTTGAAATCGTCCTTACCGGAAAAAGCTGCCATGCCGCAATGCCGGAGAACGGCGCAGACCCCATCGTCGCCGCGTCCCAACTGGTACTGTCCCTGCAAACGATCCCCGCCCGCCGCTTGTCGCCCCAGTCTTCCGCGGTTATCAGCATTACGCAGATTGCCGGCGGAGAAGCGATTAACGTTATCCCGGAGAAGGTGACGCTGCGCGGAACCATGCGATGTTTACAGAACGACGTAAGAGTTAAGGTTAAGGCATTGATAAATGAATTTGTTAACGATCTTCCCCGCGTTTTCGGCGTGACTGGCGCCATCTCCTACTACCCAGGGTATCCGGTGACATTGAATCACGAACAGGAAGCGCTGAATGCGCGTGACGCCCTCAGCCGCGTATTAGGCGAGTCCAACGTGCATTGGCAAATCAATCCGTCCATGGCTTCCGAGGATTTCGCCTGTATGCTGGAAAGCTGCCCCGGCGCGTATTTCTGGCTGGGTTCCGACGGCGCAAAACCATCCAAACCGCTGCATAACGCCTATTACGATTTTAATGACGAACTGATTAAGCCCGGCGTCGAATCATGGACGTCGCTGGTCGAGACATTGCTGCCTAAATCCTGA
- a CDS encoding TetR/AcrR family transcriptional regulator, whose translation MTHSPSPRLTREARQEQTRQRLIAAACQQVAERGYDAASVRDIANAAGYTQGAFYSNFKSKEALLIDLLRQHKEQKLEQVRQAVMGAGEDFTAALAALEHWAKGFAMDAQQAMLATELHLHAARNPAFGEQYTALMADQRQSYAELLEHLFALAGKAPPAPPQEMAGCLMALTRSLVVDRALDGTTAAGDLLSAVIHSLFR comes from the coding sequence ATGACCCATTCCCCTTCTCCCCGGCTAACGCGCGAAGCGCGCCAGGAACAGACTCGCCAGCGGCTGATAGCAGCAGCCTGCCAGCAAGTGGCAGAACGAGGCTACGACGCGGCTTCAGTACGTGACATCGCTAATGCAGCGGGTTACACACAGGGCGCGTTTTATTCGAATTTCAAAAGCAAGGAAGCATTACTGATCGATCTTTTGCGCCAGCATAAAGAGCAAAAGCTTGAACAGGTCCGCCAGGCCGTCATGGGAGCCGGGGAAGACTTTACCGCGGCGCTGGCCGCGCTCGAACATTGGGCGAAAGGATTCGCTATGGACGCCCAACAAGCCATGCTGGCCACGGAGCTGCATCTGCACGCCGCGCGCAATCCCGCCTTTGGCGAGCAGTACACCGCGCTGATGGCGGATCAACGTCAATCCTATGCCGAACTACTTGAGCATCTCTTTGCGCTAGCCGGGAAAGCGCCCCCCGCGCCACCGCAAGAAATGGCGGGATGCCTGATGGCGCTGACCCGTAGCTTAGTGGTTGATCGTGCATTGGACGGTACGACCGCCGCAGGCGATCTTCTGAGCGCGGTCATTCACTCCCTGTTTCGCTAA
- a CDS encoding SDR family NAD(P)-dependent oxidoreductase: protein MKLHTAFVTGATGLLGNNLVRELAERGVRVRALARSPEKARRQFADLPQVEIITGDMTNIDGFAQMLQGCDAVFHVAAYFRDNYKGGNHWDELKRINVDGTAALIAAAYRAGVRRFIQTSSIAVLAGEPGQVIDETCDRALDDADDYYRSKILADRAVRDFHAAHPDLHVCFVLPGWMWGPGDIGPTSSGQLVNDIVRGKLPGLVPGSFSVVDARDVALAQIAAAEQGRSGERYLAAGRHMTMKQPYSAVGGNRRR from the coding sequence ATGAAACTGCATACAGCCTTCGTCACCGGCGCGACAGGACTGCTGGGTAATAATTTGGTGCGTGAACTGGCCGAGCGCGGTGTTCGCGTTCGTGCGCTGGCGCGTTCGCCGGAAAAGGCCCGCCGGCAGTTTGCCGATTTGCCTCAGGTTGAGATTATCACTGGCGATATGACCAATATTGATGGTTTTGCTCAGATGCTACAGGGCTGTGATGCGGTATTTCATGTCGCGGCCTATTTCCGTGATAACTATAAAGGCGGTAATCATTGGGATGAGCTCAAACGTATCAACGTTGACGGTACGGCGGCCCTGATCGCTGCGGCCTATCGCGCGGGTGTCCGGCGCTTCATTCAGACCTCGTCGATTGCGGTTCTCGCTGGTGAACCGGGTCAGGTTATTGATGAAACCTGCGATCGCGCTCTGGATGATGCGGACGATTACTATCGCAGCAAGATCCTGGCGGATCGCGCCGTGCGCGATTTTCATGCCGCGCATCCGGATCTACATGTCTGTTTCGTTCTGCCGGGCTGGATGTGGGGACCCGGCGATATCGGCCCGACTTCATCGGGGCAACTGGTTAACGATATCGTCCGTGGCAAGCTGCCCGGACTGGTGCCGGGCAGCTTTTCCGTCGTCGATGCCCGCGATGTGGCGCTGGCGCAGATCGCCGCCGCCGAGCAGGGCCGTTCCGGGGAGCGCTATCTGGCTGCCGGGCGGCACATGACCATGAAGCAACCTTATTCCGCTGTTGGGGGAAATCGCCGGCGTTAA
- a CDS encoding uroporphyrinogen decarboxylase family protein, with protein MAINKRQIFFDSLECKNKTVLASIWHHFLNSDEQLYGYKDDEIIKKSVIAQQKFYKNSHPDFTKIMSDAFLIHPSVLNTEINSVQDLKKIASIGKDNEWITKQVAAVKEIVSSYQGEIASIYNIFAPAYYFRLKFDMVDEDRNKFPRLVEEDPYLFSLALEKIADDIVILVEKLIQEAKIDGIYLCVQSVQSPTFSEENYRKYIEPSQLRVLNAANSLSDSNVLHICGFEGRVNDLRHFSHYPVKAVNWATFVEKVTLEEGKKIFPGKALLGGFDNTTQGALYKGVADEIEKQTCDIIAHNGKAGLLLGADCSVPKDIDFENIRFAAKIANRI; from the coding sequence ATGGCGATAAACAAACGGCAGATTTTCTTTGATTCATTAGAATGTAAAAACAAAACGGTGCTGGCCAGCATCTGGCATCACTTCTTAAATAGTGATGAGCAACTTTATGGCTATAAAGATGATGAGATAATCAAAAAAAGTGTTATTGCACAGCAAAAATTTTATAAAAACAGCCACCCCGATTTTACTAAAATAATGAGCGATGCGTTTCTTATTCATCCTTCCGTTCTTAATACGGAAATCAATAGCGTTCAGGATTTAAAAAAGATAGCGTCGATAGGGAAAGATAACGAATGGATAACAAAACAAGTCGCCGCGGTAAAGGAAATCGTATCCTCGTATCAGGGGGAAATAGCTTCAATATATAACATCTTCGCCCCTGCATATTATTTTCGGCTAAAATTCGATATGGTCGATGAAGACAGAAACAAATTCCCTCGCCTCGTTGAAGAAGATCCCTATTTATTCTCATTGGCTTTAGAGAAAATAGCAGATGATATTGTCATATTAGTGGAAAAACTCATCCAGGAAGCAAAAATTGATGGAATATATCTCTGTGTGCAAAGCGTACAGAGCCCAACCTTCAGTGAAGAAAATTACCGTAAATATATCGAGCCAAGTCAATTACGAGTGTTAAATGCGGCTAATAGCTTAAGCGATTCTAATGTGCTGCATATTTGTGGTTTCGAAGGACGCGTAAATGATTTGCGCCATTTCTCCCACTACCCGGTTAAAGCGGTAAACTGGGCGACCTTTGTCGAAAAAGTTACGCTGGAAGAAGGCAAGAAAATATTTCCTGGCAAAGCGCTCCTGGGCGGTTTTGACAATACAACCCAAGGCGCCTTGTATAAAGGCGTCGCCGATGAAATTGAAAAACAGACTTGTGACATTATTGCTCATAATGGCAAGGCAGGTTTGCTATTGGGCGCGGATTGCAGCGTGCCGAAGGATATTGATTTTGAAAACATCAGATTTGCCGCCAAAATAGCAAACCGGATTTAA
- a CDS encoding amino acid ABC transporter ATP-binding protein, giving the protein MIRLENIHKRFDDEEVLKGASIDIKKGQVVCLIGPSGSGKTTLLRCINFLERADKGRITIGSVSVDCEKASKKDIENIRAKTAMVFQSYNLFNNKTALENVMEGLVYAKGIAKKEAKEIAENLLRKVGLAHKQDTYPSKLSGGQKQRVGIARALAMNPDVLLLDEPTSALDPEIVGEILKLIKEIAQEGQTMIIVTHEMSFANEVASNVIFMEKGLIVEENVPGEIFSNPKESRTKEFLERINFTI; this is encoded by the coding sequence ATGATAAGGTTAGAAAATATTCATAAGCGTTTTGATGATGAAGAAGTATTGAAAGGCGCATCAATAGATATCAAGAAAGGTCAGGTGGTTTGCCTTATCGGACCAAGCGGCTCGGGTAAAACAACATTATTAAGATGCATAAATTTCCTGGAAAGAGCTGATAAAGGTCGTATTACCATTGGTTCAGTCTCCGTGGACTGTGAAAAAGCAAGTAAAAAAGATATCGAAAATATCCGTGCGAAAACCGCGATGGTATTCCAGTCATACAATTTGTTTAATAACAAAACCGCATTAGAGAATGTTATGGAAGGGCTGGTTTACGCTAAAGGAATAGCCAAAAAAGAAGCCAAAGAAATTGCCGAAAATTTGCTGCGTAAAGTAGGGCTGGCCCATAAACAAGATACTTACCCCAGTAAATTATCCGGCGGCCAGAAACAGCGCGTCGGCATAGCCAGAGCCCTGGCGATGAATCCCGATGTCCTCCTTTTGGATGAGCCTACCTCAGCCCTGGACCCGGAAATTGTCGGCGAAATATTAAAGCTGATTAAGGAAATTGCTCAGGAAGGGCAAACCATGATTATCGTCACGCATGAAATGAGTTTTGCTAATGAGGTTGCTTCAAATGTGATCTTTATGGAAAAAGGGTTGATCGTTGAAGAGAACGTTCCTGGTGAAATATTCAGTAATCCTAAAGAAAGCAGGACGAAAGAGTTTTTGGAACGCATTAACTTCACGATATAA